One part of the Glycine max cultivar Williams 82 chromosome 14, Glycine_max_v4.0, whole genome shotgun sequence genome encodes these proteins:
- the PDIM-1 gene encoding protein disulfide isomerse like protein precursor (The RefSeq protein has 1 substitution compared to this genomic sequence), whose amino-acid sequence MPKSQFRTPFLVSLPLLLFIFNLTPSHALYGASSPVLQLTPSNFKSKVLNSNGVVLVEFFAPWCGHCQALTPIWEKAATVLKGVVTVAAIDADAHPSLAQEYGIRGFPTIKVFAPGKPPVDYQGARDVKPIAEFALQQVKALLKDRLSGKATGGSSDKTETSSSVELNSGNFDELVIKSKELWIVEFFAPWCGHCKKLAPEWKKASNSLKGKVKLGHVDCDAEKSLMSRFKVQGFPTILVFGADKDSPIPYEGARTALAIESFALEQLETNVAPPEVTELHSPDVLEEKCGSAAICFVAFLPDILDSKAEGRNIYLQQLLSVAEKFKRSPYSYVWVAAGNQPDLEKNVGVGGYGYPALVALNLKKAVYAPLKSAFELDQIIEFVKEAGRGGKGNLPLQGTPTIVKTEPWDGKDGEIIEEDEFSLEELMGEDASSKDEL is encoded by the exons ATGCCGAAGTCTCAATTTCGAACCCCATTTCTGGTTTCTTTTCCCCTTTTGTTATTCATCTTCAACCTCACCCCTTCGCACGCACTCTATGGAGCATCCTCACCCGTGCTTCAACTCACTCCCTCTAACTTCAAGTCCAAG GTTCTGAATTCAAATGGAGTTgttcttgttgaattctttgctCCATGGTGTGGACACTGTCAGGCTCTGACTCCTATATGGGAGAAGGCAGCTACTGTGTTGAAGGGTGTTGTTACTGTGGCAGCAATTGATGCTGATGCTCACCCGTCTTTGGCTCAG GAATATGGAATTAGAGGATTTCCAACTATAAAAGTGTTTGCACCTGGAAAGCCACCTGTTGATTACCAAGGAGCAAGAGATGTCAAACCAATTGCTGAATTTGCACTTCAACAG GTAAAGGCTCTTTTGAAGGATCGGTTAAGTGGAAAAGCAACAGGAGGATCTAGTGACAAGACAGAAACCAGTTCTTCAGTAGAATTGAACTCTGGCAACTTTGATGAATTGGTGATCAAAAGCAAAGAACTCTGGATTGTGGAATTTTTCGCACCTTG GTGTGGACATTGTAAGAAATTAGCTCCTGAGTGGAAGAAAGCATCCAATAGTTTGAAAGGGAAGGTTAAACTGGGCCATGTTGACTGTGATGCTGAAAAG TCTCTAATGAGCAGGTTCAAAGTTCAAGGATTCCCAACTATCTTGGTGTTTGGTGCTGATAAAGATAGTCCTATTCCTTATGAAGGCGCAAGAACTGCCTTGGCTATTGAATCATTTGCATTAGAGCAGCTGGAAACAAACGTTGCTCCTCCAGAAGTGACAGAGCTACACAGTCCA GATGTTTTGGAAGAGAAATGTGGTTCTGCCGCAATCTGTTTTGTTGCCTTCCTTCCTGACATTTTAGATTCCAAGGCTGAGGGGAGAAACATATATCTTCAGCAGTTACTATCTGTTGCAGAGAAGTTTAAAAGGAGTCCATACAG CTACGTCTGGGTAGCTGCAGGGAATCAGCCAGATCTTGAGAAGAATGTGGGTGTTGGAGGGTACGGTTATCCAGCTTTAGTGGCCCTTAACCTTAAGAAAGCTGTTTATGCTCCTCTCAAGAGTGCTTTTGAACTTGACCAGATTAT aGAATTTGTGAAAGAAGCTGGACGTGGAGGCAAAGGGAATTTGCCCCTGCAAGGCACTCCAACCATTGTAAAGACAGAACCATGGGATGGAAAAGATGGAGAAataattgaggaggatgaattTTCTCTTGAAGAACTAATGGGGGAAGATGCTTCAAGCAAGGATGAGCTATGA
- the LOC100799092 gene encoding triacylglycerol lipase 2 yields MANTSLSTILVILFWGLTLATGRKLSPLSTTATLSSPPSDGICSSMVMTQGYTCGEHLVTSQDGYILNLARIRMGESRGPPVLLQHGLFMDGITWLLLPSNQSLAFLLADNGFDVWVANTRGTKFSRQHTSLPSNSSDYWNWSWDELVAHDLPATFKYVHDLTGKKLHYVGHSQGTLIALAALSQDQLLNMLKSAALLSPIAYVGQMTSPLAKNAAENFIAESLYNLGIFEFNMRGGSVIKFLKDLCNNTGIDCTNLLTSFTGQNCCLNPSIVNVFLDHEPQSTATKNMIHLSQMIREGTTSMFDYENRDENMKHYGQPTPPAYDMKRLPNDLPLFLSYGGADALSDVKDVQRLLEILKDHDADKLVVQYRNDYAHADYVMGENAHRDVYEPLISFFRLQ; encoded by the exons ATGGCCAACACATCACTCTCAACAATCCTTGTGATTCTCTTCTGGGGTTTAACTCTTGCAACTGGGAGAAAATTATCACCACTTAGCACTACCGCTACATTGTCATCACCCCCCAGTGATGGTATTTGCTCATCAATGGTGATGACACAAGGCTACACTTGTGGAGAACACTTG GTGACATCACAAGATGGTTATATTCTTAACTTGGCAAGAATTAGAATGGGAGAATCAAGGGGGCCACCGGTTCTTCTACAGCATGGACTTTTCATG GATGGCATAACATGGTTATTGTTACCTTCAAACCAGTCTCTTGCATTCCTTTTGGCGGATAATGGGTTTGATGTTTGGGTTGCTAACACTCGTGGAACCAAATTTAGCCGGCAACATACATCTTTACCTTCTAATAGCTCG gattattggAATTGGTCATGGGATGAATTAGTTGCACATGATCTTCCAGCCACATTCAAGTATGTGCATGATCTAACTGGAAAAAAATTGCACTATGTTGGTCACTCACAG GGAACTTTGATTGCATTGGCTGCTCTTTCCCAAGATCAGTTACTGAACATGTTGAAATCAGCTGCCTTACTTAGCCCAATTGCTTATGTTGGTCAGATGACTTCACCCCTAGCTAAAAATGCTGCTGAAAACTTTATTGCAGAG tCACTGTACAATTTGGGAATCTTTGAATTTAATATGAGAGG GGGCTCTGTTATTAAGTTTCTAAAGGACTTGTGCAATAACACAGGCATTGACTGCACCAACTTGTTGACCTCTTTCACAG GCCAAAACTGCTGCCTGAACCCTTCGATTGTAAATGTTTTTTTGGATCATGAGCCTCAGTCAACAGCAACAAAGAACATGATCCATCTATCTCAGA TGATCAGAGAAGGAACCACTTCAATGTTTGATTACGAAAACCGAGATGAGAACATGAAACACTATGGACAACCCACTCCTCCAGCATATGACATGAAAAGACTTCCAAATGACCTTCCTCTCTTCCTAAGTTATGGAGGGGCTGATGCTCTTTCTGATGTTAAGGATGTGCAACGTCTGTTAGAAATCCTCAAAGATCACGATGCAGATAAGCTTGTAGTGCAGTACAGAAATGATTATGCACATGCAGATTATGTTATGGGTGAAAATGCTCACCGAGATGTATATGAACCTCTTATATCTTTCTTTAGGCTTCAGTGA